In Pseudoalteromonas nigrifaciens, the sequence TCCAAAAGGGATTTGGCATAAGTAATTAAATGCTAATATTGGTTAAATTAAAGGGAAGCTATAGTGCTTCCCTTTTTTTGCTTTTAAAGCACATCCCCATTGCTGGCTCGCCTTTATATGGCTAATAACGCTTCACTCTACACCTTCATACAATAACCTAAGCCTCAGAGACGCATGAGGCCTAACCTCCCCCCCTAAACTTAGTAACGATGATCTGGCGATTTAAATGGTAACGCTTTGCCGATTACTTATTGCTAACGCCTAGTAATCGTTACTCATGGTAAGCATTTAGTTTTGTATTGTAATACGTTCTCATGCGGCAAATACAAAACCCTATACTAGTGTATAGAGTCCTCATGTTTTGATTAGTATTCTAACTAGATGAAGTGTAGCCATGTAGCTAAGCGCTGCGGCGTTATTTCGTTACGGGATCTTTGGTATTATCAGCAAGTGTGGCTATTTCTTACGTGCAGTAACAATAAATAGCTAATTGCTTAATTGGAAATACTTATTTAGGTAAGGCTGTAGACTTTAAGATATAAATAAGCACTGAATCTAGCGTTATTCAAGGTAACTATTCACTTTAACAGACTGGGTTTTATTGTAGTAATAAGATGTGTAGTTTTATTATAACGAATTGATGCGTAAATACTGACTAATGTTATTGCCAGCTTATAGCATTGTTTATAAGTAGTAATAGCAAGAAAGTGGTGCCCGAGGCCGGAATTGAACCGGCACGACTTGTTAGTCGAGGGATTTTAAATCCCTTGTGTCTACCAATTCCACCACTCGGGCATCGAGTTTGCTAATTAAAGCGTGTGGAGTAAATTATATGGAGGCGGAACCCGGAGTCGAACCGAGGTAAACGGATTTGCAATCCGGTGCATGGCCACTCTGCCATTCCGCCTAAATGTATCCAAATAATTTGGAGCGGCACACGAGGCTCGAACTCGTGACCTCGACCTTGGCAAGGTCGCGCTCTACCAACTGAGCTAGTGCCGCATTTTTATTCTATAAGCAATGGTATTTACTTATACTATAAATTAGTATTTTATTACTCTGCCACTTTATATAAAATTGGTGCCCGAGGCCGGAATTGAACCGGCACGACTTGTTAGTCGAGGGATTTTAAATCCCTTGTGTCTACCAATTCCACCACTCGGGCATCGAGTTTGCTATTTAAAGCAAGTGGATAAAACTAATATGGAGCGGCACACGAGGCTCGAACTCGTGACCTCGACCTTGGCAAGGTCGCGCTCTACCAACTGAGCTAGTGCCGCATCATATTAGTTCTAAATTAAACATTTTATAAATTACACTTGGTAATGTAATAAAACCACAAAGTGGTGCCCGAGGCCGGAATTGAACCGGCACGACTTGTTAGTCGAGGGATTTTAAATCCCTTGTGTCTACCAATTCCACCACTCGGGCATCGAGTTTGCTATTTAAAGCATGTGGAGTGTTGCTATGGAGGCGGAACCCGGAGTCGAACCGAGGTAAACGGATTTGCAATCCGGTGCATGGCCACTCTGCCATTCCGCCTTAACAATGAGATAAACTGGAGCGGCACACGAGGCTCGAACTCGTGACCTCGACCTTGGCAAGGTCGCGCTCTACCAACTGAGCTAGTGCCGCATTTAATATTATTCAGTAAGCTTTCTATCAACTTGCAACGTATTGCAGTAAATATTCAGTAACTGATTAATTACCATTTAGTTTATCTTGGGGGCTATGCCCTCTCAACACGGACGCATTCTACAGAGATTATTAAACGCGTCAATACAAAAAATGCCACTTTCGAACTGTTTGATTATTTTTTATCTAATATGGTGCGTTATTAGACGTTTAGAATCAATTTTTGGTCAATTCACTCCATGCCGATACCAAATATTGCATCATAGAACTCAATGTTAGGAAGGTCGCAATATACAACAAACCAAAACTTAAATAATTCATCCAAGCATCGTATTGCCAAATTAGACCGATAATGGCTAACATTTGTGCTGCTGTTTTTATTTTACCCATATTAGATACAGCCACGTTATCGCGCTTACCTTGTTCTGCCATCCATTCACGCAGTGCAGAGATAACAATTTCGCGGCTTATTATAATAAGTGCCGGGATAGTCATATACATAGACTGATAATGCTCTGATAACGCGACTAAGGCAGCGCACACCATAACTTTATCGGCAACGGGATCTAAAAACGCACCAAAGGGGGTTGATTGCTCAAGTTTACGTGCTAAATAACCGTCGAGAATGTCGGTTATTGATGCAAACCAAAAAATAAAGGCGGCAGCAAAAAGCGCCCATGAATAAGGCAAATAAAATACCACCAAAAAAATGGGGATAAGAAAAAGTCTAAAGGTTGTGAGTGTGTTTGGAATATTCCACATAACTGCTTGGGTATGTCTTTTTTGCTATATTCGCATGAAGGGCTAACCCTTGTCATGCAAATGGTTAAATATCTTGTCAGCCATGTCAGGGCTGATCCCCGGTACTTTCTTTAACTGTTCTATATTAGCAGCTTTTACCCCTTGCATGCCCCCTAAATATTTTAATAATGTTTGTCGGCGCTTAGCACCTACGCCATTTATTTCTTCTAATAATGATTGCGTTCGTTGTTTTTGGCGCTTATTACGGTGCCCCGCAATAGCAAAACGATGTGATTCGTCGCGTATATGCTGAATTAAATGCAGTGCAGGTGCATCTGAATCCATTGGAATAGTTTTTCGACCACCGTCTATTAACAGTGTTTCGAGGCCGGGTTTACGGCTTGTACCTTTAGCTACACCAACTAACAAGGGCATTTTTGCATGTGGCCAAGTAGCAAAATACTGCTCTGCACGCCCTAATTGCCCTTTACCACCGTCTATAAAAATCACATCGGGTATTTTATCTTCATCAACTAATTTGTTGTAGCGCTTATTAAGCGCAAACTCCATGGCAGCATAATCATCTCCACCGGTTATTCCAGTCACGTTGTAACGCCTATACTCTTTAGTATTGGGTCCTTGTGAATCAAATACCACACAGCTAGCAACCGTGTTCTCCCCCATAGTATGGCTTATATCAAAACATTCCATTCTGGTTATATCATCAAGGCGTAGGGTAGCTTTTAATTGCGCATAGCGTTTATTAATAGAGTCTTGGGTGCTTTGCTTAACGGTAATACTATTTAATGCGTTTTTATTGGCTAACTGCAAATACTGGGCACGCTCACCCCGAGTAACTACTTTAAGAGTTACTTTACGCTCACTTATTTGCGTAAGTGCTTGGCCTAATACGTCGCTTTCTTGTATTTCGAACGGCAAAATGATTTCTTTTGCGATACGCCCAGTTGCCCCCGGCGCTAAATAGTACTGGCCTAAAAACGAAGTCAATATTTCTTGTTCACTTGAGTCTTTTGGCACTTTTGGAAAGTAGGTTTTACTGCCCAATACTTTATGGTCGCGGATCATCAATAAGTGAATGCCATTTAAACCATTTAGGTGTGCAAAGCCTACAACATCCATTTCTGCAAAATTACCCGAAATAGACTGTTGTTCCTGCATTTTACGCAGCAACATTATTTGGTCACGCACTTTTGCAGCCAACTCAAAATTTAGCTGCTGGCTAGCTGCTTCCATTTTTTTAATGAGATCGGCGATTACCTCATGTGATTTACCCGTTAAAAACTTACGCACATAATCAACTTGCTCAGTATAATCTTCATCTGAAACTTTATTTACACACGGGGCTGAGCATCGTTTGAGTTGATATTGTAAGCATGGTCGGCTGCGCGCACGGTAATAAACATCTTCGCATTGACGAATGGGAAATATTTTTTGCATCAGTCGTAAGCTTTCTGATACCGCCCCCGCACTTGGAAATGGGCCAAAATACTCACCTTTTACTTTACGACTGCCACGATGAAACGCTAATCGAGGATGTTTATGATTAGTAAGTAATATATAAGGATAGGATTTATCGTCGCGTAATAAAATATTGTAACGAGGCTGATACTTTTTTATCAG encodes:
- the pgsA gene encoding CDP-diacylglycerol--glycerol-3-phosphate 3-phosphatidyltransferase, with the protein product MWNIPNTLTTFRLFLIPIFLVVFYLPYSWALFAAAFIFWFASITDILDGYLARKLEQSTPFGAFLDPVADKVMVCAALVALSEHYQSMYMTIPALIIISREIVISALREWMAEQGKRDNVAVSNMGKIKTAAQMLAIIGLIWQYDAWMNYLSFGLLYIATFLTLSSMMQYLVSAWSELTKN
- the uvrC gene encoding excinuclease ABC subunit UvrC; its protein translation is MSEFDHVQFLKTLSSEPGVYRMLDSDNQVIYVGKAKHLKKRVSSYFRSNITDSKTRVLVSNICNVEVTLTNTETEALLLENNLIKKYQPRYNILLRDDKSYPYILLTNHKHPRLAFHRGSRKVKGEYFGPFPSAGAVSESLRLMQKIFPIRQCEDVYYRARSRPCLQYQLKRCSAPCVNKVSDEDYTEQVDYVRKFLTGKSHEVIADLIKKMEAASQQLNFELAAKVRDQIMLLRKMQEQQSISGNFAEMDVVGFAHLNGLNGIHLLMIRDHKVLGSKTYFPKVPKDSSEQEILTSFLGQYYLAPGATGRIAKEIILPFEIQESDVLGQALTQISERKVTLKVVTRGERAQYLQLANKNALNSITVKQSTQDSINKRYAQLKATLRLDDITRMECFDISHTMGENTVASCVVFDSQGPNTKEYRRYNVTGITGGDDYAAMEFALNKRYNKLVDEDKIPDVIFIDGGKGQLGRAEQYFATWPHAKMPLLVGVAKGTSRKPGLETLLIDGGRKTIPMDSDAPALHLIQHIRDESHRFAIAGHRNKRQKQRTQSLLEEINGVGAKRRQTLLKYLGGMQGVKAANIEQLKKVPGISPDMADKIFNHLHDKG